In Natronococcus occultus SP4, the following proteins share a genomic window:
- the thsA gene encoding thermosome subunit alpha, with the protein MSGSNAAHDRLAVGEREDVPSRAENLEAGKRLAEIVRTTLGPNGLDKMLITDDGTVAITNDGASILERMTLSHPAATLVLEVAQGQDTTVGDGTTTAVVLAGGLLDEAESLLERGVSPAKITEGYHLAVSRAVETLSELTVSVDLENDERLRDIASTTVTGKWDESGTAFVADRAVKAVRAIERDGRVGFERLTRKTIPGGSFYDSAVIDGLVIDMGTSSTDVVSPEGALPNRYRDATVALIDEALSIDTPQGVGRVDLESYEEYERLREYERDVYEEYVDTVVGVGADVVFCQQAIDDPVRYRLAEEGVLAVERTQRDELHRLARATGGKPVPVGSLTRATTGTAASVERRSLGPTDVTVVSGLEELGQVSAVFRGGTQHVADETKRVLDTCFYALKLAVEDEAVVPGAGAIEVALARELRSFAAGRDGTEQLAVEAFADVLETVPRTLAETSGIRPTDALLELRTAHHDGNHTAGLDLETGSVVDAADQGVLEPLYVKRQALACAGEAASMIVRIDDAVPMATQVEDAGHDHDHDHGPGGLVRSTEGYPWAVGHSMGH; encoded by the coding sequence ATGTCGGGGAGTAACGCGGCACACGACCGACTCGCGGTGGGTGAACGCGAGGACGTCCCGAGCCGAGCGGAGAACCTCGAGGCCGGGAAACGCCTCGCGGAGATCGTTCGGACGACGCTCGGACCGAACGGGCTGGACAAGATGCTCATCACCGACGACGGGACGGTAGCGATCACGAACGACGGCGCGAGCATCCTCGAACGGATGACGCTCTCTCATCCCGCGGCCACACTCGTTCTGGAGGTTGCGCAGGGCCAGGACACCACGGTCGGGGACGGAACGACGACGGCGGTCGTCCTCGCAGGCGGGCTGCTCGACGAGGCCGAGTCGCTGCTCGAGCGGGGCGTCTCGCCGGCGAAGATCACCGAAGGCTACCACCTCGCGGTCTCCCGGGCTGTCGAGACTCTGTCGGAGCTGACCGTTTCCGTCGACCTCGAGAACGACGAGCGACTGCGCGATATCGCCAGCACGACCGTCACGGGCAAGTGGGACGAGTCGGGCACCGCGTTCGTCGCCGACCGGGCCGTCAAGGCCGTGCGGGCGATCGAGCGCGACGGCCGCGTCGGCTTCGAGCGACTCACCAGGAAGACGATTCCGGGTGGTTCGTTCTACGACTCGGCGGTGATCGACGGACTCGTGATCGACATGGGGACGTCCTCGACGGACGTCGTCTCCCCCGAGGGAGCGCTCCCGAACCGCTACCGGGACGCGACGGTCGCGCTGATCGACGAGGCGCTCTCGATCGACACCCCGCAGGGCGTCGGCCGCGTCGACCTCGAGTCCTACGAGGAGTACGAACGGCTCAGGGAGTACGAACGCGACGTCTACGAGGAGTACGTCGATACCGTCGTCGGTGTTGGCGCCGACGTCGTCTTCTGCCAGCAGGCGATCGACGACCCCGTTCGGTACCGCCTCGCCGAGGAGGGCGTCCTCGCGGTCGAGCGAACCCAGCGCGACGAGCTCCACCGGCTGGCGCGGGCCACCGGCGGGAAACCGGTTCCCGTCGGGAGCCTAACGCGGGCGACGACCGGGACGGCCGCGAGCGTCGAGCGCCGTTCGCTCGGACCGACCGACGTCACGGTCGTCTCGGGCCTCGAGGAGCTCGGCCAGGTCTCGGCCGTGTTCCGCGGCGGCACCCAGCACGTCGCCGACGAGACGAAACGCGTCCTCGACACCTGCTTCTACGCGCTCAAACTCGCCGTCGAGGACGAGGCGGTCGTCCCCGGCGCCGGCGCCATCGAGGTGGCGCTGGCCCGCGAGCTGCGGTCGTTCGCGGCCGGACGCGACGGAACCGAACAGCTCGCCGTCGAGGCGTTCGCCGACGTCCTCGAGACGGTCCCGCGGACGCTGGCGGAGACGAGCGGGATCCGTCCGACCGACGCGTTGCTGGAGCTGCGAACCGCCCACCACGACGGCAACCACACGGCCGGGCTGGACCTCGAGACCGGGTCCGTCGTCGACGCGGCCGACCAGGGTGTCCTCGAGCCGCTGTACGTCAAGCGCCAGGCGCTCGCCTGCGCGGGCGAGGCCGCGAGCATGATCGTCCGCATCGACGACGCCGTTCCGATGGCCACACAGGTCGAGGACGCGGGTCACGACCACGACCACGATCACGGCCCCGGCGGACTGGTACGGAGCACCGAGGGATACCCGTGGGCGGTCGGTCACTCGATGGGACACTGA
- a CDS encoding aminotransferase class V-fold PLP-dependent enzyme, whose product MSHQNLALDVEAIRDEFPILQREFDDQQVVYLDNAATTQTPDPVVDAMSDYYRESNANVHRGIHHLSQEASEAYETAHDRVAEFIGASGGREEVIFTKNTTESENLIAYSWGLNELGPGDEVVLTEMEHHASLVTWQQIAKRTGASVEYIRVDENGRLDMDHARELITDDTAIVSAVHVSNTLGTINPVSELTELAHTHDALSFIDGAQAVPNQPVDVEEIGADFYAFSGHKMAGPTGIGVLYGKKELLEAMEPYLYGGGMIRKVTFEDSTWGELPWKFEPGTPPIAEAVGLHAAVDWLEEIGMDRIRDHEQELARYAYEQLEDEGDVEIYGPEPGEDRGGLVSFNVEGVHAHDLTSILNDHTVAIRAGDHCTQPLHDKLGVAASARASFYVYNTREEVDKLVAALDDARQLFA is encoded by the coding sequence ATGAGTCACCAGAACCTCGCGCTCGACGTCGAGGCCATCCGCGACGAGTTCCCCATTCTCCAGCGGGAGTTCGACGACCAGCAGGTCGTCTATCTCGACAACGCGGCGACGACCCAGACGCCGGACCCGGTCGTCGACGCGATGAGCGACTACTACCGCGAGTCCAACGCGAACGTCCACCGCGGAATCCACCACCTGAGCCAGGAGGCCTCCGAGGCCTACGAGACGGCTCACGACCGGGTCGCGGAGTTCATCGGCGCCAGCGGCGGCCGCGAGGAGGTCATCTTCACGAAGAACACGACCGAAAGCGAAAACCTGATCGCCTACTCGTGGGGGCTGAACGAGCTCGGCCCCGGCGACGAGGTCGTCCTCACGGAGATGGAACACCACGCCTCGCTGGTGACCTGGCAGCAGATCGCCAAGCGAACGGGCGCCAGCGTCGAGTACATCCGCGTCGACGAGAACGGTCGCCTCGACATGGACCACGCCCGCGAGCTGATCACCGACGACACCGCCATCGTCTCGGCGGTCCACGTCTCGAACACGCTGGGGACGATCAACCCCGTCTCCGAGCTGACCGAGCTGGCCCACACACACGACGCGCTCTCCTTTATCGACGGCGCCCAGGCGGTTCCGAACCAGCCCGTCGACGTCGAGGAGATCGGCGCCGACTTCTACGCCTTCTCGGGTCACAAGATGGCCGGTCCGACCGGGATCGGCGTCCTCTACGGCAAGAAGGAACTGCTCGAGGCGATGGAGCCGTATCTCTACGGCGGCGGGATGATCCGGAAGGTCACCTTCGAGGACTCGACCTGGGGCGAGCTCCCCTGGAAGTTCGAGCCCGGGACGCCGCCGATCGCCGAGGCCGTCGGCCTCCACGCCGCCGTCGACTGGCTCGAGGAGATCGGGATGGACCGGATTCGGGACCACGAACAGGAGCTGGCCCGCTACGCCTACGAGCAGCTCGAGGACGAGGGCGACGTCGAGATCTACGGTCCCGAGCCCGGCGAGGACCGCGGCGGACTCGTCAGCTTCAACGTCGAGGGCGTCCACGCCCACGACCTCACCTCGATCCTGAACGACCACACGGTCGCGATCCGGGCGGGCGACCACTGTACCCAGCCGCTCCACGACAAGCTCGGCGTCGCAGCCTCGGCCCGGGCCTCGTTCTACGTCTACAACACCCGCGAGGAGGTCGACAAGCTGGTCGCGGCCCTCGACGACGCCCGACAGCTGTTCGCGTAG
- a CDS encoding FAD-dependent oxidoreductase, which yields MSDTFVVVGGDAAGMAAASKAKRDDPDLEVVVFEKGEWVSYGACGLPYYVKGEIQSLEDLVSVTPEQFREERDIDLRTGHEVVAIDPDERTVTAESEDGTVTQSYDALLLATGAAATEPPVEGTDLEGVYTLGSMSDGEELREYVARAREDETLQQPDRGPACRYLEDCTGPVAVVGGGYVGIEMAEALAANGFEVNLFQRGERLLPTFSEATSEAVADHLREQDVRVHLGSEVEELEGEDAIETVVAADERIDVEMALLGTGVRPRTELAEDAGIELGPTGAIATDPYRETSAADVYAAGDCAEATHAVTGEPTYVPLALTANRHGRAVGQTVAGQPATGGAVAGTAAIKAFDVEAARTGILDHETARAAGFDPVTETIDANSRAGYYPEDGTVTVTLTADRDTGRVLGASLVSEYGEGAVHRSHAVVAAIHEAAAVEDLENYDLAYAPPFNTTWDPVLVAAKVLSGSLR from the coding sequence ATGTCCGATACCTTCGTCGTCGTCGGCGGCGACGCCGCCGGGATGGCAGCGGCGAGCAAGGCCAAACGCGACGATCCCGACCTGGAGGTCGTCGTCTTCGAGAAGGGCGAGTGGGTCTCCTACGGCGCCTGCGGGCTCCCCTACTACGTTAAGGGGGAGATCCAGTCGCTCGAGGACCTGGTCTCGGTCACGCCCGAGCAGTTCCGCGAGGAGCGGGACATCGACCTGCGAACGGGCCACGAGGTCGTCGCGATCGATCCCGACGAGCGAACCGTCACCGCCGAGAGCGAGGACGGCACCGTCACGCAGTCGTACGACGCCCTGTTGCTCGCGACGGGTGCCGCGGCGACCGAACCCCCGGTCGAGGGCACCGATCTCGAGGGCGTCTACACGCTGGGGTCGATGAGCGACGGGGAGGAGCTCCGGGAGTACGTCGCCAGAGCCCGCGAGGACGAGACGCTCCAGCAGCCCGACCGTGGGCCGGCATGCCGGTACCTCGAGGACTGCACGGGTCCCGTCGCGGTCGTCGGGGGCGGGTACGTCGGCATCGAGATGGCCGAAGCGCTTGCTGCCAACGGGTTCGAGGTCAACCTCTTCCAGCGCGGCGAGCGCCTGTTACCGACGTTCAGCGAGGCGACCAGCGAGGCCGTCGCCGACCATCTCCGCGAGCAGGACGTCCGCGTCCACCTCGGTAGCGAAGTCGAGGAACTCGAGGGCGAGGACGCGATCGAGACGGTCGTCGCCGCCGACGAACGGATCGACGTCGAGATGGCGCTGCTCGGGACGGGGGTTCGCCCGCGGACGGAGCTGGCCGAGGACGCGGGGATCGAGCTCGGACCGACGGGTGCGATCGCGACCGACCCCTACCGCGAGACCAGCGCCGCCGACGTCTACGCGGCGGGCGACTGTGCCGAGGCAACCCACGCCGTCACCGGCGAGCCGACGTACGTCCCGCTGGCGCTGACCGCGAACCGTCACGGTCGTGCGGTCGGCCAGACCGTCGCCGGACAGCCGGCGACTGGCGGGGCCGTCGCGGGGACGGCAGCGATCAAGGCCTTCGACGTCGAGGCGGCTCGAACCGGAATCCTCGACCACGAGACAGCCCGTGCGGCCGGGTTCGACCCCGTCACGGAGACGATCGACGCGAACTCGCGGGCGGGCTACTACCCCGAGGACGGCACCGTCACCGTCACGTTGACCGCCGACCGCGACACCGGGCGAGTGCTCGGGGCGAGCCTCGTCAGCGAGTACGGTGAGGGGGCGGTCCACCGCAGCCACGCCGTCGTCGCGGCCATCCACGAGGCCGCCGCGGTCGAGGACCTCGAGAACTACGACCTGGCGTACGCACCGCCGTTTAACACGACATGGGATCCCGTCCTCGTCGCGGCGAAAGTGCTGTCGGGGTCGCTCCGGTAG
- the radA gene encoding DNA repair and recombination protein RadA has protein sequence MPDADLESLPGVGPATADKLHEAGFDSFQSLAVASPSELSNTADVGESTSADIVRAARDAADIGGFETGSAVLERRNEIGKLSWHIDEVDDLLGGGIETQSITEVYGEFGSGKSQVTHQMAVNVQLPKEVGGLHGSAMFIDSEDTFRPERIDDMVRGLPDDVLQATMDDREIEGTPSDEDAMEELVNDILDKIHVAKAFNSNHQMLLAEKAKELAAEHEEADYPVRLLCVDSLTAHFRAEYVGRGELAERQQKLNKHLHDLDKVGNLYNTAVIVTNQVASNPDSFFGDPTQPIGGNILGHKSTFRIYLRKSKANKRIVRLVDAPNLADGEAVMRVEDGGLKPE, from the coding sequence ATGCCAGACGCAGACCTAGAGTCCCTCCCTGGTGTCGGACCGGCAACCGCAGACAAGCTCCACGAAGCGGGCTTCGATTCCTTCCAGAGCCTGGCCGTCGCCTCTCCCTCCGAGCTCTCGAACACGGCTGACGTCGGCGAGTCGACCTCGGCCGATATCGTCCGCGCGGCCCGCGACGCCGCCGACATCGGCGGCTTCGAAACCGGTTCGGCCGTCCTCGAGCGGCGCAACGAGATCGGCAAGCTGAGTTGGCACATTGACGAGGTCGACGACCTGCTCGGCGGCGGGATCGAAACTCAGTCGATCACCGAAGTGTACGGTGAGTTCGGCTCCGGGAAGTCCCAGGTCACCCACCAGATGGCCGTCAACGTCCAGCTTCCCAAGGAGGTCGGCGGCCTCCACGGGAGCGCGATGTTTATCGACAGCGAGGATACGTTCCGTCCCGAGCGGATCGACGACATGGTTCGGGGGCTGCCCGACGACGTCCTCCAGGCGACGATGGACGACCGCGAGATCGAAGGGACGCCCAGCGACGAGGACGCGATGGAAGAACTCGTCAACGACATCCTCGACAAGATCCACGTCGCGAAGGCGTTCAACTCCAATCACCAGATGCTGCTGGCCGAGAAGGCAAAGGAGCTCGCGGCCGAACACGAGGAGGCCGACTACCCCGTCCGCCTGCTCTGTGTGGACTCGCTGACCGCCCACTTCCGTGCGGAGTACGTGGGCCGTGGTGAGCTCGCCGAGCGCCAGCAGAAGCTCAACAAACACCTCCACGACCTCGACAAGGTCGGGAACCTCTACAACACGGCCGTCATCGTCACCAACCAGGTCGCCTCGAACCCCGACTCGTTCTTCGGTGACCCGACCCAGCCAATCGGTGGCAACATCCTCGGCCACAAGTCGACGTTCCGGATCTACCTCCGGAAATCCAAGGCCAACAAGCGGATCGTCCGCCTGGTCGACGCGCCGAACCTCGCCGACGGCGAGGCGGTTATGCGCGTCGAGGACGGCGGTCTGAAGCCCGAGTAG
- a CDS encoding tetratricopeptide repeat protein, with protein sequence MTDREGERDHPFSEGEGFDDAYDEFDLDPPELGVDPAKVDPVDSRVVTDTLDRHSVDSDEVDASELLDVGLNYMQINRFEQATEAFERAARFAEDDRIEQEAWTNKGVAHAELEEYDEAIGAYREGLSIEEESEHAATAETNLAYALWEFGETAQALEHAERAVEIDERFAEGWYNRAFFLSERGLSEDALHCIDNAIRLGMRNSRVLEEKAEILEELGEYDEAEEIAEEANEMRERAEQRVMEEREEMTGQQAGGRRPPERDDVEVTDPGRAPEADDEWQLE encoded by the coding sequence ATGACTGATCGAGAGGGCGAGCGCGACCATCCGTTCTCCGAAGGCGAGGGGTTCGACGACGCCTACGACGAGTTCGACCTCGACCCGCCCGAACTGGGCGTCGACCCCGCGAAGGTCGATCCCGTCGACTCCCGGGTCGTCACCGACACGCTCGACCGCCACAGCGTCGACAGCGACGAGGTCGACGCGAGCGAGCTGCTCGACGTCGGGCTCAACTACATGCAGATCAACCGCTTCGAGCAGGCCACCGAGGCCTTCGAGCGGGCTGCTCGCTTCGCCGAGGACGACCGTATCGAGCAGGAGGCGTGGACGAACAAGGGCGTCGCCCACGCCGAACTCGAGGAGTACGACGAGGCGATAGGCGCCTACCGCGAGGGGCTGTCGATCGAGGAAGAGAGCGAACACGCCGCCACCGCCGAGACGAACCTTGCCTACGCGCTCTGGGAGTTCGGCGAGACCGCCCAGGCCTTAGAACACGCCGAACGCGCCGTCGAGATCGACGAGCGGTTCGCCGAAGGGTGGTACAACCGCGCCTTTTTCCTCTCCGAGCGCGGGCTGTCCGAGGACGCCCTGCACTGTATCGACAACGCGATCCGACTGGGGATGCGCAACTCCCGGGTCCTCGAAGAAAAGGCCGAGATCCTGGAGGAGCTCGGCGAGTACGACGAGGCCGAGGAGATCGCCGAGGAGGCAAACGAGATGCGCGAGCGGGCCGAACAGCGCGTGATGGAGGAGCGCGAGGAGATGACCGGCCAGCAGGCGGGTGGCCGCCGTCCACCCGAGCGAGACGACGTCGAGGTCACCGACCCCGGTCGAGCGCCGGAGGCCGACGACGAGTGGCAACTCGAGTGA
- a CDS encoding DUF424 domain-containing protein: MIVNERETQEGLLVTVCDADVLGETFESDEITLTVTEKFYGGDAVDETAAVDSLSRATVANIVGTRAVELALEEGFIDEANVLEVGETRHAQLLRM, encoded by the coding sequence ATGATCGTCAACGAACGCGAGACCCAGGAGGGGCTGCTCGTGACGGTCTGTGACGCCGACGTCCTCGGCGAGACCTTCGAGAGCGACGAGATCACCCTGACAGTCACCGAGAAGTTCTACGGCGGCGACGCCGTCGACGAGACGGCGGCCGTCGACAGCCTCTCGCGGGCGACCGTCGCCAACATCGTCGGCACGCGGGCCGTCGAACTCGCCCTCGAGGAGGGGTTTATCGACGAGGCGAACGTCCTCGAGGTCGGCGAGACCAGACACGCGCAGCTGCTGCGGATGTAG
- a CDS encoding carboxymuconolactone decarboxylase family protein: MPLRPEPREPADVDDDRTRELLEDAETGWYGDSAFFGAMAHCPELFDHIVAAFESFGQGANVDTELLELMRIKVAETHQCAYCATVRTLEVRDAVAPKEDAVFGEIDPEGLSRREYLAVSLAEGLSTDPHRLSDDFFAELGEEFTEQEVVELLLFGSLEIGLDRFCIALELQPTDESAYPDDVEYPLENPRPKTF, from the coding sequence ATGCCACTCCGACCCGAGCCGCGCGAGCCGGCGGACGTCGACGACGACCGGACCCGAGAACTGCTCGAGGACGCCGAGACGGGCTGGTACGGCGACAGTGCGTTCTTCGGCGCGATGGCCCACTGCCCGGAGCTGTTCGACCACATCGTGGCGGCGTTCGAGTCGTTCGGGCAGGGAGCGAACGTCGACACCGAGCTGCTTGAGCTGATGCGGATCAAGGTCGCCGAAACCCACCAGTGTGCCTACTGTGCGACGGTTCGGACCCTCGAGGTACGCGACGCGGTCGCACCGAAGGAGGACGCCGTCTTCGGCGAGATCGATCCCGAGGGGCTCTCCCGCCGGGAGTATCTCGCGGTCTCGCTGGCCGAAGGACTCTCGACGGACCCCCACAGGCTCTCCGACGACTTTTTCGCGGAGCTGGGCGAGGAGTTCACCGAGCAGGAGGTCGTCGAACTCCTCCTGTTCGGGAGCCTCGAGATCGGGCTCGATCGATTCTGTATCGCTCTCGAACTCCAGCCAACCGACGAGAGCGCCTACCCCGACGACGTCGAGTATCCGCTGGAGAACCCCCGCCCGAAGACGTTCTGA
- a CDS encoding HD domain-containing protein, with the protein MLETVRDRARPYFEDAPPAHDWHHVQRVAALAETLVAEESASVDERSVQLAIALHDIGREREDRGEIEDHARWGARKGEAILEDVGASEETIDRTKHCIRAHRYSNDVEPETIEAEIVSDADNLDALGAVGIARAFAHGSVIGSPLYDPAVPPAEDETTAGRSQYNHFHKKILELPERMYTDAGRELAAERAAFVREYLERFEAETVGEA; encoded by the coding sequence ATGCTCGAGACCGTCCGCGACCGCGCCCGCCCGTACTTCGAGGACGCGCCGCCAGCCCACGACTGGCACCACGTCCAGCGGGTCGCGGCGCTGGCCGAAACCCTCGTCGCGGAGGAGTCCGCTTCCGTCGACGAACGCAGCGTCCAGCTGGCCATCGCCCTCCACGACATCGGCCGCGAGCGCGAGGATCGCGGCGAGATCGAGGATCACGCCCGCTGGGGCGCACGAAAGGGAGAAGCGATTCTCGAGGACGTCGGTGCAAGCGAGGAGACGATCGACCGCACCAAACACTGCATCCGCGCTCACCGGTACTCGAACGACGTCGAGCCCGAGACGATCGAGGCAGAGATCGTCTCCGACGCGGACAACCTCGACGCCCTCGGTGCGGTCGGGATCGCCCGCGCGTTCGCTCACGGGTCGGTGATCGGAAGTCCGCTCTACGATCCTGCCGTCCCCCCCGCCGAGGACGAGACGACGGCCGGCCGGAGCCAGTACAACCACTTCCACAAGAAGATCCTCGAGCTTCCCGAGCGGATGTACACCGACGCGGGACGGGAGCTCGCCGCCGAGCGAGCAGCGTTCGTTCGCGAGTATCTCGAACGCTTCGAGGCCGAAACGGTCGGCGAGGCGTGA
- the fmdA gene encoding formamidase, translated as MPETVFEVDTESPPDEQPDPIVNRWHPDVPPVSSIEPGEKVRVECLDWTGGQVNNDDSANDIRDMELDPNHHLSGPFEVEGAEPGDMLVVDILDLGAFPDHEWGFNAIFDRENGGGFLTDHFPEARKSIWELDGVMASTRHIEDVRFPGCAHPGILGTAPSHELLEEWNERERALIERGPDDPTAVNHETGEAEPPLALPPEPNDVLLGDMDDEQVDEAAEKAARTIPPRENAGNCDIKNLGRGSRVYLPVFVEGANFIVGDLHFSQGDGEITFCGAIEFPGWIDLKVDVIKDGMEKMGTDYAMFKPGYMDPDFSNYVVFEGYSVDEDGTQHYKNANVGMRRACLDAIDYLTNFGYSPEQAYMLLSTAPVESRIAGIVDLPNTCVTVSVPQEIFEFDVDPDRLADGGPDESRGDVAKTS; from the coding sequence ATGCCGGAAACCGTCTTCGAGGTCGATACCGAGTCACCGCCGGACGAACAGCCCGATCCGATCGTCAACCGCTGGCATCCCGACGTACCGCCGGTGTCGTCGATCGAACCCGGCGAGAAGGTTCGCGTCGAATGTCTCGACTGGACCGGCGGACAGGTGAACAACGACGACAGCGCCAACGACATCCGCGACATGGAGCTGGACCCGAACCACCACCTGAGCGGCCCCTTCGAGGTCGAGGGGGCCGAGCCGGGCGATATGCTCGTCGTCGACATCCTCGATCTGGGCGCCTTCCCCGACCACGAGTGGGGGTTCAACGCGATCTTCGACCGGGAGAACGGCGGCGGCTTTCTCACCGACCACTTCCCGGAGGCCCGCAAGAGCATCTGGGAACTCGACGGCGTCATGGCCAGCACGCGCCACATCGAGGACGTCCGGTTCCCCGGCTGTGCCCACCCCGGTATCCTCGGAACGGCGCCCTCCCACGAGCTGCTCGAGGAGTGGAACGAGCGCGAGCGGGCGCTCATCGAGCGCGGTCCAGACGACCCCACCGCGGTCAATCACGAGACCGGCGAGGCGGAACCGCCGCTTGCACTCCCGCCCGAACCCAACGACGTCCTGCTGGGCGATATGGACGACGAGCAGGTCGACGAAGCGGCGGAGAAGGCCGCGCGCACGATCCCGCCCCGCGAGAACGCGGGTAACTGCGACATCAAGAACCTCGGTCGCGGCTCGCGGGTCTACCTCCCGGTGTTCGTCGAGGGGGCGAACTTCATCGTCGGCGACCTGCACTTCTCGCAGGGCGACGGCGAGATCACCTTCTGTGGCGCGATCGAGTTCCCCGGCTGGATCGACCTCAAGGTCGACGTCATCAAGGACGGAATGGAGAAGATGGGCACCGACTACGCCATGTTCAAGCCCGGCTACATGGATCCGGACTTCTCGAACTACGTCGTCTTCGAGGGCTACTCCGTCGACGAGGACGGCACCCAGCACTACAAGAACGCCAACGTCGGGATGCGCCGGGCCTGCCTCGACGCCATCGACTACCTGACGAACTTCGGCTACTCCCCCGAGCAGGCCTACATGCTGCTGAGCACGGCGCCCGTCGAGAGTCGGATCGCCGGCATCGTCGATCTGCCAAACACCTGCGTCACGGTGTCGGTCCCCCAGGAGATCTTCGAGTTCGACGTCGACCCCGATCGGCTGGCCGACGGCGGCCCCGACGAGAGCCGTGGCGACGTCGCGAAGACGTCGTAG
- a CDS encoding outer membrane protein assembly factor BamB family protein, translated as MSDWNQFKRDPQHSGVRRDLESPDRVTTSWTVELAGMAGSPVLDTDTVFVGSERGNLYAFDRETGRRRWVFEATDSIDATPVVTYGGVYAATDDGTVHALDPGTGDPIWRTELPAALESALAFADGRLYVAHDAGLSAVDGETGALAWTHDTDSVAAAPAIDPDRRRVYVGTDDGQVCCLEDAGGEAEEAWTAPTDGVVAAPPTIADGRVYTVDDDGTLLALDTETGQTWFSYEIRATFTSSATVLPEEGTTFVGADDGYLHVTDTRFGRRKVRGWLFSKKGIELDGDVLASPVVAGDTVCVADATGSVYGVSATDYDLLWYVDVEDQVARTPALAPNRLYVPADDRLLCLEWSTDESR; from the coding sequence GTGAGCGACTGGAACCAGTTCAAACGGGATCCACAACACTCGGGTGTCCGACGCGACCTCGAGAGTCCTGACCGCGTCACGACGTCGTGGACGGTCGAACTCGCCGGGATGGCGGGCTCGCCCGTCCTCGACACCGACACCGTCTTCGTCGGGAGCGAGCGCGGTAACCTGTACGCGTTCGACCGCGAGACGGGACGCCGACGGTGGGTCTTCGAGGCGACCGACAGTATCGACGCGACGCCGGTCGTCACCTACGGCGGCGTCTACGCTGCGACCGACGACGGAACCGTTCACGCGCTCGATCCCGGCACCGGCGACCCGATCTGGCGAACCGAACTCCCCGCCGCGCTCGAGTCCGCCCTCGCGTTCGCGGACGGCCGTCTCTACGTTGCCCACGACGCGGGACTGTCGGCCGTCGACGGCGAAACGGGTGCCCTCGCCTGGACCCACGACACCGACTCGGTCGCGGCTGCACCGGCGATCGACCCCGATCGGCGGCGGGTGTACGTCGGGACCGACGACGGGCAGGTGTGCTGTCTCGAGGACGCGGGTGGCGAGGCCGAAGAGGCCTGGACCGCGCCGACCGACGGCGTCGTCGCGGCGCCCCCGACGATCGCCGACGGCCGCGTCTACACCGTCGACGACGACGGGACGCTGCTCGCGCTCGATACCGAAACCGGCCAGACCTGGTTCAGCTACGAGATCCGCGCGACGTTTACGTCCTCGGCGACAGTCCTCCCCGAGGAAGGGACCACCTTCGTCGGCGCCGACGACGGCTACCTCCACGTCACCGACACCCGCTTCGGTCGGCGCAAGGTTCGCGGCTGGCTGTTCTCGAAGAAGGGGATCGAACTCGACGGCGACGTCCTCGCGAGCCCGGTCGTCGCGGGCGACACCGTCTGCGTCGCCGACGCGACGGGATCAGTGTACGGCGTCTCAGCGACCGACTACGACCTCCTGTGGTACGTCGACGTCGAGGACCAGGTCGCGAGGACGCCCGCGCTGGCCCCGAACCGGCTGTACGTTCCCGCCGACGATCGACTGCTCTGTCTCGAGTGGTCGACCGACGAGTCGCGCTAA
- the sufU gene encoding Fe-S cluster assembly sulfur transfer protein SufU — MGLGSDMYRQQILDHYKNPRNYGELEDPTFTHVGENPMCGDEIRMDVRLKDDEETIEYVAFSGDGCAISQASASMLSKELQGKTVDELLEMDRDDVIDMLGVDISPMRVKCAVLAEKVAQDGAEIYRGELDKEKTSTED; from the coding sequence ATGGGACTGGGCTCCGATATGTACCGACAGCAGATCCTCGATCACTACAAGAACCCCCGCAACTACGGGGAGCTCGAGGATCCGACCTTCACGCACGTCGGCGAGAATCCGATGTGTGGCGACGAGATCCGGATGGACGTCAGGCTCAAGGACGACGAGGAGACGATCGAGTACGTCGCCTTCTCCGGGGACGGCTGTGCGATCAGCCAGGCCTCCGCGAGCATGCTCTCGAAGGAACTCCAGGGGAAGACCGTCGACGAGTTGCTGGAGATGGATCGGGACGACGTCATCGACATGCTCGGCGTCGACATCTCCCCGATGCGGGTCAAATGCGCCGTGCTGGCCGAGAAGGTCGCCCAGGACGGCGCGGAGATCTACCGGGGCGAGCTCGACAAGGAGAAGACCTCGACCGAGGACTGA